From a region of the Acidobacteriota bacterium genome:
- a CDS encoding DHA2 family efflux MFS transporter permease subunit: MSMATDNRYLIAFTAMLGTFMEVVDTSVANVALPHMAGTYSAGTDEITWVITSYLVANAVILPVTGFLGNYFGRKRFYLACLVVFTLASLGSGAAPSLGFLIFMRVLQGLSGGAMVPMSQAILLESFPREEHGKAMALFGVGVIFGPIIGPTVGGWITDNWSWPWIFYVNVPVGIAAFALGALLIEDPHYIRRPEGRVDYASFVFIAAGLGGLEIFLNRGERFDWFESPFIKFWAAVSALGIALFAWRSLTAKNPLVDVRILKNREYASGTVLMFLLGFGLYGSFVMLPLFSQHLLGYTATWAGYVLSPGGFASLLAMVFVGNLIGKVDTRLLVFVGVAANVVSMWMLVHVSLAVDFWFLTLSRLVQGFGLGFLFVPIAVSAYSRIPPERMGQATGLFNLLRNEGGSVGIALSATVLGQRAQFHQTRLVENLTPFDPGFTQRLDETARGLFSWSGLDPSSAREAAQGLLYGELQRQAYLSAFVDVFWMLALIFAGLLPFLFLLRGRPAEGKGADALSRKRQA; this comes from the coding sequence ATGTCCATGGCGACGGACAACAGGTACCTGATCGCCTTCACGGCCATGCTGGGCACCTTCATGGAGGTGGTGGACACCTCCGTGGCGAACGTGGCCCTGCCGCACATGGCGGGGACCTACTCGGCGGGCACGGACGAGATCACCTGGGTCATCACCTCCTACCTGGTGGCCAACGCCGTCATCCTTCCCGTCACGGGCTTCCTGGGGAACTACTTCGGGCGAAAGCGCTTCTACCTGGCGTGCCTCGTGGTCTTCACGCTGGCCTCGCTGGGATCCGGAGCGGCGCCGTCCCTAGGCTTCCTCATTTTCATGCGCGTTCTCCAGGGACTTTCGGGCGGCGCCATGGTGCCCATGAGCCAGGCCATCCTTCTGGAGTCGTTTCCGCGGGAGGAACACGGCAAGGCCATGGCCCTCTTCGGAGTGGGAGTGATCTTCGGCCCCATCATCGGGCCCACCGTGGGTGGGTGGATCACGGACAACTGGTCCTGGCCGTGGATTTTCTACGTGAACGTCCCGGTGGGGATCGCGGCCTTCGCGTTGGGCGCGCTCCTGATCGAAGACCCGCACTACATCCGGCGGCCCGAGGGCCGGGTGGACTACGCCTCCTTCGTCTTCATCGCCGCCGGGCTGGGTGGCCTGGAAATCTTCCTCAACCGGGGGGAGCGCTTCGACTGGTTCGAGAGCCCCTTCATCAAGTTCTGGGCCGCCGTGTCCGCGCTGGGGATCGCCCTCTTCGCGTGGCGGTCGCTCACGGCGAAGAACCCCCTCGTGGACGTGCGCATCCTGAAGAACCGGGAGTACGCATCGGGGACGGTGCTCATGTTCCTGCTGGGCTTCGGGCTTTACGGCTCCTTCGTGATGCTTCCCCTGTTCTCCCAGCACCTCCTGGGCTACACGGCCACGTGGGCGGGCTATGTGCTCTCGCCGGGCGGGTTCGCCTCGCTCCTCGCCATGGTGTTCGTGGGCAACCTCATCGGCAAGGTGGACACTCGCCTGCTCGTGTTCGTGGGCGTGGCGGCCAACGTGGTCTCCATGTGGATGCTCGTTCACGTCAGCCTGGCGGTGGACTTCTGGTTCCTGACCCTCTCGCGGCTGGTCCAGGGCTTCGGGCTGGGTTTTCTCTTCGTGCCCATCGCCGTTTCGGCCTACTCCCGGATCCCGCCGGAGCGCATGGGCCAGGCCACGGGGCTCTTCAACCTGCTCCGCAACGAGGGGGGTTCGGTGGGCATCGCCCTATCCGCTACGGTCCTCGGACAGCGGGCCCAGTTTCACCAGACCCGGCTCGTGGAAAACCTGACCCCCTTCGATCCGGGATTCACCCAGCGCCTCGACGAGACCGCCCGCGGGCTCTTCTCCTGGTCGGGCCTCGACCCCTCCTCCGCGAGGGAGGCGGCCCAGGGCCTTCTGTACGGAGAACTCCAGCGGCAGGCCTACCTTTCGGCCTTCGTGGACGTCTTCTGGATGCTCGCCCTCATCTTCGCCGGGCTCCTCCCCTTCCTGTTCCTGTTGAGGGGGAGGCCGGCGGAGGGGAAGGGCGCGGACGCGCTTTCGCGGAAGCGTCAGGCCTAA
- a CDS encoding phosphomannose isomerase type II C-terminal cupin domain: protein MSEEAPKNMEEFQSRIVHDVRPWGLFRRFPHQGVSSIKIIAVNPGGVLSLQYHHGRDEFWLVLDEGLEMTVGDRIWRPAPGEEVWIPKGTRHRARGVGERPARVLELWIGDSEESDIVRVEDVYQRG from the coding sequence ATGAGCGAGGAAGCGCCGAAGAACATGGAGGAGTTTCAGTCCCGGATCGTCCACGACGTCAGGCCGTGGGGCCTGTTCCGCCGCTTCCCCCACCAGGGCGTTTCGAGCATCAAGATCATCGCCGTGAATCCCGGCGGGGTGCTGTCCCTCCAGTACCATCATGGGCGGGACGAGTTCTGGCTCGTCCTCGACGAGGGCCTCGAAATGACCGTGGGAGACCGAATCTGGCGGCCCGCACCGGGCGAGGAAGTCTGGATCCCCAAGGGAACGCGCCACCGGGCCCGCGGCGTGGGGGAAAGGCCGGCCCGCGTGCTCGAGCTCTGGATCGGCGACTCGGAGGAGTCGGACATCGTCCGGGTCGAGGACGTCTACCAGAGGGGTTGA